The genomic interval GGTTCTTGGAGGGGGCAGCATGATTCGGGTTGGTGTGGTGGGCGCTCTCGGCAAGATGGGGCGTGAGGTTTGTCGTGCGCTGGGACAGGATCCCGAAACGGTTCTTGTCGCTGCTGTGGATATCGCGGCAAGCGGTGAGACCGTGCAGATCGGCGGCGACGGCCCGATGCGGGTTTCGGACGAGATCGACCTCCTCAGCCAAGCCGACGCGCATGTGGTTGTCGATTTCACTCACCCGGATGCGGTCATGGACGATATCCGTTGGTGCGTTCGGCACGCGGTCGACATCGTTGTGGGTACGACGGGGTTGTCGGAAGGCGACTTCCAGACGATTCGGCAC from Actinomycetota bacterium carries:
- the dapB gene encoding 4-hydroxy-tetrahydrodipicolinate reductase yields the protein MIRVGVVGALGKMGREVCRALGQDPETVLVAAVDIAASGETVQIGGDGPMRVSDEIDLLSQADAHVVVDFTHPDAVMDDIRWCVRHAVDIVVGTTGLSEGDFQTIRHMIEEEGSESNVFVAPNFAIGAVLMMQFAARASRFLPSIEIIEIHHDRKADAPSGTALRTAQEIAAARGPAPVPPVRSSE